A stretch of the Thermodesulfobacteriota bacterium genome encodes the following:
- a CDS encoding MBL fold metallo-hydrolase, whose translation MHLTFYGAVREVTGSMHLLTTGNDRILFDCGMFQGRRKEAAEKNRVMPFDPGIISTCVLSHAHIDHSGRIPLLTRHNFIGRVICTRSTAAACEYLLPDSGHIQESDADYLNYKTVRSALTRMKNSSKGKKKGRKEKEEIAKLLKKNRHKLNTEAINNLIVKYHLDGVQPLYSTADAEQALTFFDGYPYNHPISIGKNVTCTLYDAGHILGSSISIIKVKENGHPYTICYTGDIGRFDKPILNDPTLDFSQEDREVDLLIMESTYGNRIHEPVIDLKPHLKKVIVDTYNRGGSIIIPSFAFGRTQELLYFLHEFYNENEVPRLPVYVDSPLATKITRVFGEHPEVYDQETHETFLEHGQNPFSFEQIHFVKSVEESMALNREEKPHIVISASGMCEAGRILHHLRFKIHNSKNTILIVGYMAMHTLGRRILEQGGSYEKSGRNGSPPVVKFFNKEYPLKAHVVRLGGFSAHGDKNEMLHFLKKSNLKIKQIAVVHGEEDQSVAFAELLNSEGFAAFVPKQGETIQIQP comes from the coding sequence ATGCACCTAACATTCTACGGGGCTGTTCGAGAAGTGACCGGATCAATGCATCTTCTCACTACGGGAAACGACAGGATACTGTTTGACTGCGGCATGTTTCAGGGTAGAAGGAAAGAAGCGGCAGAGAAAAACAGGGTGATGCCGTTTGACCCGGGAATTATTTCTACATGTGTACTTTCACATGCACATATAGACCATTCGGGACGCATTCCCTTGCTGACCCGGCATAATTTTATCGGCCGTGTGATCTGTACCCGATCAACCGCAGCGGCTTGCGAATACCTTCTCCCTGACTCCGGTCACATTCAGGAATCGGATGCCGACTATCTTAATTACAAAACCGTTCGCTCAGCACTAACACGAATGAAAAATTCATCAAAAGGAAAAAAGAAGGGAAGAAAGGAAAAGGAAGAAATAGCAAAACTCTTAAAAAAGAACCGGCATAAACTTAACACTGAAGCCATTAATAATCTGATTGTAAAATACCATCTGGACGGTGTTCAACCCCTTTATTCAACAGCTGATGCGGAACAAGCCCTGACTTTTTTTGATGGCTATCCATACAATCACCCAATATCCATCGGCAAGAATGTGACTTGCACACTATACGATGCCGGGCATATTCTCGGTTCCTCAATTTCCATCATAAAGGTAAAGGAAAACGGGCATCCCTATACTATTTGTTATACAGGCGATATCGGTAGATTTGACAAGCCGATTCTCAATGACCCCACCTTGGATTTTTCACAGGAAGATAGAGAAGTGGATTTACTGATCATGGAAAGTACTTATGGAAACCGTATCCATGAACCGGTAATCGATCTAAAACCTCACTTGAAAAAAGTAATTGTGGACACATATAACCGGGGAGGAAGCATTATAATTCCTTCATTTGCATTTGGTCGAACACAGGAGCTTTTATACTTTCTCCATGAATTTTATAATGAAAATGAAGTGCCAAGACTTCCCGTGTACGTTGACAGTCCTCTGGCAACAAAGATTACCCGTGTCTTCGGGGAACACCCTGAAGTCTATGACCAGGAAACACATGAAACCTTTCTTGAACATGGACAAAATCCGTTTTCTTTTGAACAGATTCATTTTGTCAAGTCGGTAGAAGAGTCGATGGCGCTAAACCGGGAAGAAAAACCGCATATTGTTATTTCAGCCTCGGGAATGTGTGAAGCCGGACGCATACTGCATCATCTGCGTTTTAAGATCCATAACAGTAAAAACACGATCCTTATTGTTGGCTATATGGCCATGCATACCTTAGGCAGGCGTATTCTGGAACAGGGAGGTTCGTATGAAAAATCAGGTAGAAATGGATCGCCTCCGGTGGTTAAATTTTTCAATAAAGAGTATCCTTTAAAAGCACATGTCGTCAGGCTTGGTGGATTCAGCGCACATGGGGATAAAAATGAGATGCTCCATTTCCTCAAAAAATCGAATCTAAAAATAAAACAAATTGCCGTGGTGCACGGGGAAGAAGATCAATCCGTTGCTTTTGCCGAGCTTCTAAACAGCGAAGGTTTTGCTGCCTTTGTTCCCAAGCAGGGTGAAACCATACAGATACAACCTTGA
- a CDS encoding DUF1566 domain-containing protein, whose translation MGKRPIAAQAAIESQELIRLKNDLNSTIKFLKLVRFLDELPQMEKTAYDATRSLYQAVSKGRDISTLEKKLEAFFGPPRKASGTSMPISLRFNPAIKYLRGIRNEQSLFLKKTKEGFFYGALWPWSKTPVNITVHLGYVSNKMSKKDYNDLEKLVKTNVLNEKIFKAFDEEKEGRIYGISLASFLKMAMFEKISCTLEIKSAGKSGRLYMLQGELIAAETGRLKNKAAAYEIISWKNTAVELREKSRKKSNEINQGLLQILSEALKVRNEGSQDRRAFGRAGRADEKQKPTDERYKKFLGSVQKPGIKKLLLVSAMVFVVLIFIAVGAVFSVRVIKQGRLKNEYKNLLVQTEELSTLEEKEMLLEEYVNSHPPNAYTEELKEKIWEIQHLMEEQDFQSTLKNVAKLSIDSSYEKKATAIYTEYLSKYPEGTFAEEIQLKIAQIPSLIDDIEYKQLAGVAQSEYGKRIDAYLSYLSKHPGGQHVSAVEELIADTGEEYYDYLIREVDLIEQQKQWDRGIELCTRFIDIFKNNYHLDEVFELKTKLQEQKDYDFLMAHIKRAGKNYWLARKAYYSFLAKHPDTDKKDEINNELSKIAKKIDEIKKWETVLKYSKNEQHSLAERIYALENYISYTSSGPYIDYAKPILSRLKNRNLSLKHQQSEKQHSRQQAQIQREKDRIKRERDKIKTMLNKTGRRYVSDNDGTFTDTNTGLKWCLLDSRAALNKCLDYKSAQKYVNSLKTGGYRDWRLPDASELASLYKKEPSFPDKRATWYWTSEIFIKGHHKKALIVTSKRENVYTRRGVNLGKCGWVRAVRP comes from the coding sequence ATGGGTAAAAGACCGATTGCAGCACAGGCAGCGATTGAAAGCCAGGAACTTATAAGGCTTAAAAATGATCTCAATTCAACCATAAAATTTTTAAAGCTGGTCAGATTTCTCGATGAATTACCTCAAATGGAAAAAACTGCTTATGATGCAACCCGAAGCCTCTACCAGGCTGTATCAAAAGGCAGGGACATCAGCACCCTGGAAAAAAAGCTTGAAGCTTTTTTTGGTCCTCCGCGAAAAGCCTCCGGCACATCCATGCCCATATCTTTGCGTTTTAATCCAGCCATTAAATACCTGCGTGGGATTCGTAATGAGCAGTCTCTGTTTTTAAAAAAAACCAAAGAAGGATTTTTTTATGGAGCACTGTGGCCATGGAGCAAAACGCCTGTCAACATAACCGTGCATCTTGGATACGTCAGCAACAAAATGTCGAAAAAAGATTATAATGATCTTGAAAAACTGGTAAAAACAAATGTCTTAAATGAAAAGATATTCAAAGCGTTTGATGAAGAAAAAGAAGGACGGATTTATGGGATAAGCTTAGCCTCCTTTCTCAAAATGGCCATGTTTGAGAAAATTTCATGTACCTTGGAAATAAAATCGGCCGGAAAGAGCGGGCGCTTATATATGTTGCAGGGCGAACTAATTGCTGCCGAAACCGGCAGACTAAAAAACAAGGCGGCGGCTTACGAAATAATAAGCTGGAAAAACACTGCGGTTGAGCTCAGGGAGAAAAGCAGAAAAAAATCAAACGAAATTAACCAGGGACTTTTGCAAATTTTATCAGAAGCTCTAAAGGTCAGAAATGAAGGCTCTCAGGACCGCAGGGCTTTTGGAAGAGCCGGTCGGGCTGATGAAAAGCAAAAACCCACCGATGAACGCTATAAAAAATTTCTTGGTTCGGTGCAAAAACCCGGTATAAAAAAATTGTTGCTGGTTTCCGCCATGGTGTTTGTGGTGCTTATTTTTATTGCCGTGGGTGCTGTGTTTTCAGTTCGTGTCATAAAACAGGGTCGGTTAAAAAATGAATATAAAAATCTTCTTGTGCAGACCGAAGAGCTAAGCACCTTGGAAGAAAAGGAGATGCTGCTGGAAGAATATGTTAATTCTCACCCCCCGAATGCTTACACTGAAGAATTAAAAGAGAAGATATGGGAAATTCAACATCTTATGGAAGAACAGGATTTTCAATCGACCCTAAAAAATGTTGCAAAGCTTTCCATTGACTCAAGTTACGAAAAAAAAGCCACTGCCATCTATACCGAATATCTTTCAAAGTATCCCGAAGGAACTTTTGCTGAAGAAATTCAACTTAAAATTGCACAAATACCCAGTTTGATCGATGACATAGAATATAAACAATTGGCCGGAGTTGCCCAAAGCGAGTATGGTAAGCGTATTGATGCTTACCTGTCCTATCTCTCAAAGCATCCCGGTGGTCAACACGTCAGCGCGGTGGAGGAATTAATTGCAGATACCGGGGAAGAGTATTATGACTACCTAATAAGAGAAGTTGATCTTATTGAGCAGCAGAAACAATGGGACAGGGGTATTGAGCTGTGCACCAGGTTTATCGATATATTCAAAAACAACTACCATTTAGACGAAGTATTCGAGTTGAAAACAAAGTTACAGGAACAAAAGGACTACGATTTTTTGATGGCTCATATCAAACGAGCTGGAAAAAATTATTGGCTAGCTAGAAAGGCTTATTACAGCTTTCTCGCAAAACATCCTGACACTGATAAAAAAGACGAGATAAATAACGAACTGTCCAAAATAGCGAAAAAGATAGACGAAATTAAAAAATGGGAAACCGTTCTTAAATACAGTAAAAATGAGCAACATAGTTTAGCTGAAAGAATATATGCGTTGGAAAACTATATTAGTTATACTTCTTCAGGGCCATATATTGACTATGCAAAACCCATACTATCGCGCCTGAAAAATAGAAACCTCTCTTTAAAACATCAGCAGTCAGAAAAACAGCACAGCAGGCAACAGGCCCAAATACAAAGAGAAAAAGACCGGATAAAAAGAGAAAGGGATAAAATTAAAACAATGCTGAATAAAACCGGCAGGCGCTATGTTTCAGATAATGACGGCACCTTTACTGATACAAACACCGGTCTAAAGTGGTGTTTATTGGATTCCAGAGCGGCACTAAATAAATGCCTCGATTATAAATCTGCCCAAAAATATGTGAACAGTCTTAAAACCGGAGGATACAGGGACTGGAGATTGCCGGATGCAAGCGAGCTGGCAAGTCTTTATAAAAAGGAACCTTCCTTCCCCGATAAAAGAGCAACATGGTACTGGACATCTGAGATTTTTATCAAAGGACATCATAAAAAGGCTTTAATTGTAACTTCGAAGCGCGAAAATGTTTATACAAGGCGGGGAGTCAACCTGGGTAAGTGCGGGTGGGTGCGTGCTGTTAGACCATAA